From Clavelina lepadiformis chromosome 9, kaClaLepa1.1, whole genome shotgun sequence, the proteins below share one genomic window:
- the LOC143471051 gene encoding craniofacial development protein 1-like, with translation MSCNEEDYSSEDDGDYIPEDHSNSESEDENDSHENNQNCKINSDDNVDKTKVDEIWQSFRNDLKNDKKLCETTKENDTAEPTSSSKIDDCNPKTESDCKAETKREIASSSKNNSATGEVAALPEKDTVTITKVYDFAGEEVKVTKEVKRDSMEAQIHLKSQAPTKLTGFGKVGALHKRPGGGLGSVLGKLGKKPKLSTLEKSKLDWDQYKEEEGIQEELQNYNKGKEGYLEKVSFLERTEMREFYKERDMRLNKTGMKR, from the exons ATGTCTTGTAATGAAGAAGATTATTCATCTGAGGATGATGGTGATTACATTCCTGAAG ACCATTCGAACAGTGAAAGCGAAGACGAAAACGATAGCCATGAAAATAaccaaaattgtaaaataaacaG TGATGACAATGTTGACAAAACCAAGGTGGATGAAATATGGCAGAGTTTTAGAAATGATctgaaaaatgataaaaagcTTTGTGAAACTACAAAAGAGAATGACACCGCTGAG ccAACCTCTTCAAGTAAGATAGACGATTGCAATCCCAAAACAGAAAGTGACTGTAAAGCTGAAACAAAGAGGGAAATAGCATCATCGTCTAAAAATAATTCCGCCACTGGTGAAGTAGCAGCCTTGCCAGAGAAAGACACTGTTACTATCACGAAAGTTTATGATTTTGCTGGAGAAGAAGTCAA AGTTACCAAAGAAGTAAAAAGAGATTCCATGGAAGCACAAATCCACTTGAAGTCACAAGCACCCACCAAACTTACGGG ATTTGGTAAAGTTGGTGCATTGCACAAAAGACCTGGTGGTGGGCTTGGCAGTGTCCTTGGTAAGCTTGGGAAGAAACCAAAATTGAGCACATTG GAGAAGTCAAAGCTGGATTGGGACCAATATAAAGAGGAAGAGGGAATTCAGGAAGAACTGCAGAATTACAATAAGGGAAAGGAAGG ATATTTAGAGAAAGTATCATTTTTGGAAAGAACTGAAATGCGGGAATTCTACAAAGAACGAGATATGAGACTAAACAAGACTGGGATGAAAAGATAA
- the LOC143471052 gene encoding uncharacterized protein LOC143471052 — protein sequence MKTLNFEPAFCLAEISILCAMARAGLVSFNILRCPARSFYYHCDSAHVSPCDRNELLAMLSWLASIWAKKRTTRKQKKDKALNSAHQEKVINVSKRKRGITFMFLILVQNDVLKVSKCPK from the exons ATGAAAACACTCAATTTTGAACCTGCTTTCTGTCTTGCTGAGATCTCAATTCT TTGCGCAATGGCAAGAGCTGGATTGGTTTCCTTCAACATCCTTCGGTGTCCTGCTAGAAGCTTCTACTATCATTGTGATTCGGCGCACGTTAGCCCATGTGACAGAAACGAGCTTTTAGCCATGTTGTCATGGTTGGCATCGATCTGGGCTAAAAAAAGGACGAccaggaaacaaaagaaagataaagccttaaacagtgcacaccAGGAGAAGGTAATTAATGTTTCTAAAAGAAAACGAGGCATTACTttcatgttcttaattttagTCCAAAATGATGTACTAAAGGTGtcgaaatgcccaaaatag
- the LOC143470904 gene encoding uncharacterized protein LOC143470904 has product MFCGNGAGQFLPPMTVYKSKNLYAEWTRNGPQNALYDHSVSGWFDASLFEKWFFGLFLEAVKDTPGTKIMLGDNLASHFSETVLKACEENDIKFVSLLPNATHLLQPLDVSVFGPGKRMWRRILAEWRKESRSKNSIPKNIFPMLLKRLCDGLNEKQQNLVAGFKACGIFPKDREQVLKRLPPANSQPVQKVLGNAVATMLEEYISPRQTASRKRGPKITPGAAISS; this is encoded by the coding sequence ATGTTTTGCGGAAATGGTGCAGGGCAGTTTTTGCCACCAATGACTGTTTATAAGTCAAAGAATCTTTATGCAGAGTGGACTCGAAATGGACCCCAAAATGCTTTATACGACCATTCCGTGAGTGGTTGGTTTGACGcttctttgtttgaaaaatggttttttggtttgtttctgGAAGCTGTCAAGGACACTCCAGGTACCAAGATTATGCTGGGTGACAACTTGGCCTCTCATTTTAGTGAAACAGTCTTGAAGGCTTGTGAGGAAAATGACATTAAGTTTGTTAGCCTGCTTCCGAATGCGACGCATCTCCTTCAACCATTGGACGTCAGTGTCTTTGGGCCAGGTAAACGAATGTGGCGTCGAATTTTAGCAGAATGGAGGAAAGAGAGTCGTTCCAAAAACTCCATtccgaaaaatatttttcctatGTTGCTCAAAAGACTCTGTGATGGGTTGAACGAAAAGCAGCAAAATTTGGTCGCAGGGTTTAAAGCCTGTGGAATTTTCCCAAAAGACCGAGAGCAAGTGCTGAAGCGACTGCCACCTGCCAATTCTCAGCCAGTTCAAAAAGTGCTTGGTAATGCAGTCGCCACAATGCTTGAGGAATATATTTCACCAAGACAAACAGCATCAAGAAAACGTGGTCCCAAGATAACTCCAGGAGCAGCAATTTCATCATGA